The Magnolia sinica isolate HGM2019 chromosome 10, MsV1, whole genome shotgun sequence genome includes a window with the following:
- the LOC131217234 gene encoding uncharacterized protein LOC131217234 isoform X1, which translates to METQTPHNKGKSKRARVSPPISDHHLFAQMLAAYANIQTPFSQSLLLKCLQKIHLSLLQPQLPQQSSLHEFLPDALLSLLPFLLNTNFPKIAACSGEIIGAAALYSFEANVRIASDKETINGLVAALGSLSKQVVMAACNAILDLSTTSIGREQLQESPAVEKLLSVYCQIATVPIKSVSHCIVEKGSNNHSKIRVVENKLLVLVLEAGSTLINTCSAELLERIPGELSVTSLFYLKEIWAEVQGRGADSNQERSCSCSNIQTLDLAETIFRLAMNRHPYTTCTSDAVQRSIFGGVESDFEHFILNYWEDSPLLLRRASKTSDDKDDIFSLLVRSFNSKTIDAILVSLLGGLVACPPIASDELDILSFLKYVKGGLGCPIMYGQDIRVVKTVELVSTPEQGHLKKELHLLKDGMGFSAIKSLEFTDSDHVQKCKEAFHNGYTIALRGMEFRSENVSAIADRLEMLFGQPSVGANLYLTPPRSQGLARHADDHCVFVCQLLGKKKWAVFPRLTAQLPRLYEPVSGMPGLEVGCDAHVGKKFLLSEGDILYIPRGCPHEAHTIPDDGESQIDETTGFSLHLTLGIEVEPPFEWEGFAHVALHCWNQNKNQTAHDAINSTSEIPNITFINLLHVAIRLIGDHDPTFRRACMVAAFSLPSDSGSEHRLFHALDLNQRIIFTYVIDRINTGSCFLEAFRTVEAAVRGKNDGSLQWMRWLRHLPQGATDEKTDFNNPLEAFEDLVLLHSGHTEEATATFRHVKTRFCTGIVYEDVSKSFEMLLKKYKKTRKQYTNGMLSLHCTK; encoded by the exons ATGGAAACCCAAACTCCTCACAACAAGGGAAAGAGTAAGAGAGCGCGAGTCAGCCCTCCTATTAGTGACCACCACCTGTTTGCTCAAATGCTCGCAGCCTATGCCAACATCCAAACCCCTTTCTCCCAATCTCTCCTCCTCAAATGCCTGCAGAAAATCCATCTCTCCCTTCTCCAACCACAATTACCTCAACAATCCTCCCTTCACGAATTTCTGCCCGATGCCTTGCTCTCGTTGCTTCCTTTCCTTCTCAACACCaa CTTCCCCAAAATTGCTGCTTGTAGTGGAGAGATTATTGGAGCAGCCGCTCTCTACTCGTTTGAAGCAAATGTGAGAATAGCTTCTGATAAAGAAACTATAAATGGTTTGGTCGCTGCCCTAGGGAGTCTCTCCAAGCAAGTAGTAATGGCTGCCTGTAACGCAATATTGGATTTGTCAACAACTTCAATTGGAAGAGAACAACTTCAAGAGTCCCCTGCTGTGGAGAAATTGTT GTCTGTATATTGTCAGATTGCTACCGTTCCTATAAAATCCGTTTCTCATTGCATTGTGGAAAAGGGAAGCAATAATCATTCCAAAATCAGAGTTGTGGAAAATAAGCTTCTAGTGTTGGTTCTTGAAGCTGGGTCAACCCTCATCAACACCTGCAGTGCAGAGCTCTTGGAAAGAATCCCAGGAGAGTTGTCTGTAACATCTCTGTTTTACTTAAAAGAGATATGGGCCGAAGTGCAGGGTAGGGGTGCAGATAGCAATCAAGAAAGAAGCTGTTCATGCAGTAACATTCAAACGCTTGATCTGGCTGAAACCATTTTTAGGCTGGCTATGAATCGTCATCCCTATACAACTTGCACCTCTGATGCAGTTCAAAGAAGCATATTTGGCGGCGTAGAATCCGACTTCGAACATTTTATATTAAACTACTGGGAGGATTCACCCCTTCTGTTGAGGAGGGCATCAAAGACTTCAGATGATAAAGATGATATTTTCAGTTTATTGGTTCGATCTTTCAACTCTAAGACTATTGATGCAATTCTCGTCTCTCTTTTAGGGGGGTTGGTTGCTTGTCCACCTATCGCCTCAGATGAACTGGACATCCTTAGTTTCCTGAAATATGTGAAAGGTGGATTGGGTTGTCCGATAATGTATGGCCAAGATATACGGGTAGTAAAAACAGTAGAGTTGGTTTCCACGCCTGAACAGGGCCATTTAAAAAAAGAGTTGCATTTGTTGAAGGACGGTATGGGTTTCAGCGCCATCAAGAGCTTGGAGTTTACTGATAGTGACCATGTGCAGAAATGTAAAGAAGCATTTCACAATGGCTATACCATTGCCTTGCGTGGGATGGAGTTCCGGTCTGAGAATGTATCTGCCATTGCGGATAGGTTAGAGATGTTATTTGGGCAACCGTCAGTAGGTGCCAATTTGTACCTGACCCCACCTAGATCTCAGGGTTTGGCTCGGCACGCTGATGATCACTGTGTGTTTGTATGCCAACTTCTTGGGAAAAAAAAATGGGCTGTTTTCCCTCGGCTGACAGCCCAACTACCTCGACTGTACGAACCTGTTAGTGGTATGCCTGGTTTAGAGGTTGGTTGCGATGCACATGTAGGCAAGAAATTTTTGCTTAGTGAAGGGGACATTCTGTATATTCCTAGAGGTTGTCCTCATGAAGCACATACAATCCCTGATGATGGTGAATCTCAGATTGATGAAACGACTGGATTTTCCTTGCACTTGACACTTGGGATTGAAGTGGAGCCTCCATTCGA GTGGGAGGGTTTTGCTCATGTTGCTCTTCATTGTTGGAACCAGAACAAGAACCAAACAGCCCATGATGCAATCAATTCTACATCAGAAATACCAAACATCACGTTCATAAATCTATTGCATGTTGCAATCAGGCTGATTGGAGATCACGATCCTACCTTCAGAAGGGCTTGCATGGTTGCTGCATTTTCCTTGCCATCAGATTCTGGAAGTGAACATCGCCTCTTCCATGCCCTAGATCTGAACCAGAGGATTATTTTCACTTATGTTATTGATAGAATCAACACCGGATCCTGTTTCCTGGAAGCTTTCAGGACCGTAGAAGCGGCAGTTCGTGGAAAGAATGATGGTTCACTCCAATGGATGAGATGGCTCCGCCACCTTCCTCAAGGAGCGACAGATGAAAAGACCGACTTCAATAACCCGTTGGAAGCGTTTGAGGACCTTGTCCTATTACATAGTGGCCATACAGAGGAAGCCACCGCTACATTTAGACATGTGAAGACTCGATTCTGTACAGGAATAGTATATGAGGATGTCTCTAAGAGCTTTGAGATGCTGTTGAAGAAGTACAAGAAGACCAGAAAGCAATATACAAATGGGATGCTTTCACTACACTGCACAAAGTAG
- the LOC131217234 gene encoding uncharacterized protein LOC131217234 isoform X2, producing METQTPHNKGKSKRARVSPPISDHHLFAQMLAAYANIQTPFSQSLLLKCLQKIHLSLLQPQLPQQSSLHEFLPDALLSLLPFLLNTKSVYCQIATVPIKSVSHCIVEKGSNNHSKIRVVENKLLVLVLEAGSTLINTCSAELLERIPGELSVTSLFYLKEIWAEVQGRGADSNQERSCSCSNIQTLDLAETIFRLAMNRHPYTTCTSDAVQRSIFGGVESDFEHFILNYWEDSPLLLRRASKTSDDKDDIFSLLVRSFNSKTIDAILVSLLGGLVACPPIASDELDILSFLKYVKGGLGCPIMYGQDIRVVKTVELVSTPEQGHLKKELHLLKDGMGFSAIKSLEFTDSDHVQKCKEAFHNGYTIALRGMEFRSENVSAIADRLEMLFGQPSVGANLYLTPPRSQGLARHADDHCVFVCQLLGKKKWAVFPRLTAQLPRLYEPVSGMPGLEVGCDAHVGKKFLLSEGDILYIPRGCPHEAHTIPDDGESQIDETTGFSLHLTLGIEVEPPFEWEGFAHVALHCWNQNKNQTAHDAINSTSEIPNITFINLLHVAIRLIGDHDPTFRRACMVAAFSLPSDSGSEHRLFHALDLNQRIIFTYVIDRINTGSCFLEAFRTVEAAVRGKNDGSLQWMRWLRHLPQGATDEKTDFNNPLEAFEDLVLLHSGHTEEATATFRHVKTRFCTGIVYEDVSKSFEMLLKKYKKTRKQYTNGMLSLHCTK from the exons ATGGAAACCCAAACTCCTCACAACAAGGGAAAGAGTAAGAGAGCGCGAGTCAGCCCTCCTATTAGTGACCACCACCTGTTTGCTCAAATGCTCGCAGCCTATGCCAACATCCAAACCCCTTTCTCCCAATCTCTCCTCCTCAAATGCCTGCAGAAAATCCATCTCTCCCTTCTCCAACCACAATTACCTCAACAATCCTCCCTTCACGAATTTCTGCCCGATGCCTTGCTCTCGTTGCTTCCTTTCCTTCTCAACACCaa GTCTGTATATTGTCAGATTGCTACCGTTCCTATAAAATCCGTTTCTCATTGCATTGTGGAAAAGGGAAGCAATAATCATTCCAAAATCAGAGTTGTGGAAAATAAGCTTCTAGTGTTGGTTCTTGAAGCTGGGTCAACCCTCATCAACACCTGCAGTGCAGAGCTCTTGGAAAGAATCCCAGGAGAGTTGTCTGTAACATCTCTGTTTTACTTAAAAGAGATATGGGCCGAAGTGCAGGGTAGGGGTGCAGATAGCAATCAAGAAAGAAGCTGTTCATGCAGTAACATTCAAACGCTTGATCTGGCTGAAACCATTTTTAGGCTGGCTATGAATCGTCATCCCTATACAACTTGCACCTCTGATGCAGTTCAAAGAAGCATATTTGGCGGCGTAGAATCCGACTTCGAACATTTTATATTAAACTACTGGGAGGATTCACCCCTTCTGTTGAGGAGGGCATCAAAGACTTCAGATGATAAAGATGATATTTTCAGTTTATTGGTTCGATCTTTCAACTCTAAGACTATTGATGCAATTCTCGTCTCTCTTTTAGGGGGGTTGGTTGCTTGTCCACCTATCGCCTCAGATGAACTGGACATCCTTAGTTTCCTGAAATATGTGAAAGGTGGATTGGGTTGTCCGATAATGTATGGCCAAGATATACGGGTAGTAAAAACAGTAGAGTTGGTTTCCACGCCTGAACAGGGCCATTTAAAAAAAGAGTTGCATTTGTTGAAGGACGGTATGGGTTTCAGCGCCATCAAGAGCTTGGAGTTTACTGATAGTGACCATGTGCAGAAATGTAAAGAAGCATTTCACAATGGCTATACCATTGCCTTGCGTGGGATGGAGTTCCGGTCTGAGAATGTATCTGCCATTGCGGATAGGTTAGAGATGTTATTTGGGCAACCGTCAGTAGGTGCCAATTTGTACCTGACCCCACCTAGATCTCAGGGTTTGGCTCGGCACGCTGATGATCACTGTGTGTTTGTATGCCAACTTCTTGGGAAAAAAAAATGGGCTGTTTTCCCTCGGCTGACAGCCCAACTACCTCGACTGTACGAACCTGTTAGTGGTATGCCTGGTTTAGAGGTTGGTTGCGATGCACATGTAGGCAAGAAATTTTTGCTTAGTGAAGGGGACATTCTGTATATTCCTAGAGGTTGTCCTCATGAAGCACATACAATCCCTGATGATGGTGAATCTCAGATTGATGAAACGACTGGATTTTCCTTGCACTTGACACTTGGGATTGAAGTGGAGCCTCCATTCGA GTGGGAGGGTTTTGCTCATGTTGCTCTTCATTGTTGGAACCAGAACAAGAACCAAACAGCCCATGATGCAATCAATTCTACATCAGAAATACCAAACATCACGTTCATAAATCTATTGCATGTTGCAATCAGGCTGATTGGAGATCACGATCCTACCTTCAGAAGGGCTTGCATGGTTGCTGCATTTTCCTTGCCATCAGATTCTGGAAGTGAACATCGCCTCTTCCATGCCCTAGATCTGAACCAGAGGATTATTTTCACTTATGTTATTGATAGAATCAACACCGGATCCTGTTTCCTGGAAGCTTTCAGGACCGTAGAAGCGGCAGTTCGTGGAAAGAATGATGGTTCACTCCAATGGATGAGATGGCTCCGCCACCTTCCTCAAGGAGCGACAGATGAAAAGACCGACTTCAATAACCCGTTGGAAGCGTTTGAGGACCTTGTCCTATTACATAGTGGCCATACAGAGGAAGCCACCGCTACATTTAGACATGTGAAGACTCGATTCTGTACAGGAATAGTATATGAGGATGTCTCTAAGAGCTTTGAGATGCTGTTGAAGAAGTACAAGAAGACCAGAAAGCAATATACAAATGGGATGCTTTCACTACACTGCACAAAGTAG